One genomic region from Rattus norvegicus strain BN/NHsdMcwi chromosome 10, GRCr8, whole genome shotgun sequence encodes:
- the Dnase1 gene encoding deoxyribonuclease-1 isoform X2, with product MRYTGLMGILLTLVNLLQLAATLRIAAFNIRTFGDTKMSNATLSSYIVKILSRYDIAVVQEVRDTHLVAVGKLLDELNRDIPDNYRYIISEPLGRKSYKEQYLFVYRPSQVSVLDSYHYDDGCEPCGNDTFSREPAIVKFFSPYTEVREFAIVPLHSAPTEAVSEIDALYDVYLDVRQKWGLEDIMFMGDFNAGCSYVTSSQWSSIRLRTSPIFQWLIPDSADTTATSTHCAYDRIVVAGALLQAAVVPSSAVPFDFQAEYRLTNQMAEAISDHYPVEVTLRKT from the exons ATGAGGTACACAGGGCTGATGGGAATACTGCTCACCCTGGTCAACCTGCTGCAGCTGGCTGCGACTCTGAGAATTGCAGCCTTCAACATCCGGACTTTTGGGGATACTAAGATGTCTAATGCCACCCTCTCTAGCTACATTGTGAAA ATCCTGAGTCGCTATGACATTGCTGTGGTCCAAGAGGTCAGAGACACTCACCTGGTTGCTGTTGGGAAGCTACTGGATGAACTCAATCG GGACATCCCTGACAACTATCGCTATATAATCAGTGAGCCGCTGGGCCGCAAAAGCTACAAGGAACAGTACCTTTTTGTGTACAG GCCCAGCCAGGTGTCTGTTTTGGATAGCTATCATTATGACGATGGCTGTGAACCCTGTGGAAATGACACCTTCAGCCGAGAGCCAGCCATTGTCAAGTTCTTTTCCCCATACACTG AGGTCCGAGAGTTTGCGATTGTGCCCTTGCACTCAGCCCCAACAGAGGCTGTGAGTGAGATCGATGCCCTCTACGATGTTTATCTAGATGTCCGGCAAAAGTGGGGCCTGGAG GACATCATGTTCATGGGAGATTTCAATGCTGGCTGCAGCTACGTCACTTCCTCCCAATGGTCTTCCATTCGCCTTCGGACAAGCCCCATCTTCCAGTGGCTGATCCCTGACAGTGCGGACACCACAGCCACATCCACACACTGTGCTTATGACAG GATTGTGGTTGCTGGAGCTCTGCTCCAGGCTGCTGTTGTTCCCAGCTCGGCTGTCCCCTTTGACTTCCAAGCAGAATACAGACTTACCAACCAGATG GCTGAAGCCATCAGTGACCATTACCCAGTGGAGGTGACACTCAGAAAGACCTGA
- the Dnase1 gene encoding deoxyribonuclease-1 isoform X1, producing the protein MRYTGLMGILLTLVNLLQLAATLRIAAFNIRTFGDTKMSNATLSSYIVKILSRYDIAVVQEVRDTHLVAVGKLLDELNRDIPDNYRYIISEPLGRKSYKEQYLFVYRPSQVSVLDSYHYDDGCEPCGNDTFSREPAIVKFFSPYTEVREFAIVPLHSAPTEAVSEIDALYDVYLDVRQKWGLEDIMFMGDFNAGCSYVTSSQWSSIRLRTSPIFQWLIPDSADTTATSTHCAYDRIVVAGALLQAAVVPSSAVPFDFQAEYRLTNQMVCVLSFMWFRLARSQPEPTDLAIPASLLFPTLDVGGGSAGQEQ; encoded by the exons ATGAGGTACACAGGGCTGATGGGAATACTGCTCACCCTGGTCAACCTGCTGCAGCTGGCTGCGACTCTGAGAATTGCAGCCTTCAACATCCGGACTTTTGGGGATACTAAGATGTCTAATGCCACCCTCTCTAGCTACATTGTGAAA ATCCTGAGTCGCTATGACATTGCTGTGGTCCAAGAGGTCAGAGACACTCACCTGGTTGCTGTTGGGAAGCTACTGGATGAACTCAATCG GGACATCCCTGACAACTATCGCTATATAATCAGTGAGCCGCTGGGCCGCAAAAGCTACAAGGAACAGTACCTTTTTGTGTACAG GCCCAGCCAGGTGTCTGTTTTGGATAGCTATCATTATGACGATGGCTGTGAACCCTGTGGAAATGACACCTTCAGCCGAGAGCCAGCCATTGTCAAGTTCTTTTCCCCATACACTG AGGTCCGAGAGTTTGCGATTGTGCCCTTGCACTCAGCCCCAACAGAGGCTGTGAGTGAGATCGATGCCCTCTACGATGTTTATCTAGATGTCCGGCAAAAGTGGGGCCTGGAG GACATCATGTTCATGGGAGATTTCAATGCTGGCTGCAGCTACGTCACTTCCTCCCAATGGTCTTCCATTCGCCTTCGGACAAGCCCCATCTTCCAGTGGCTGATCCCTGACAGTGCGGACACCACAGCCACATCCACACACTGTGCTTATGACAG GATTGTGGTTGCTGGAGCTCTGCTCCAGGCTGCTGTTGTTCCCAGCTCGGCTGTCCCCTTTGACTTCCAAGCAGAATACAGACTTACCAACCAGATGGTATGTGTCCTTTCCTTCATGTGGTTTAGGTTAGCCAGAAGCCAGCCGGAACCGACTGACTTGGCGATTCCGGCATCGCTCCTGTTTCCCACACTAGATGTGGGTGGGGGCAGTGCAGGCCAGGAGCAGTAG